The Actinosynnema mirum DSM 43827 genomic interval CGCCGTGGTCGCGGTGCAGCCGCAGGTAGTCGTGCGACTGGAGCAGCAGGTAGCTGAACTCGGTGAACGACATGCCGTCGCTGGCCAGGCGGCGCTTGACCGTCTCGCGGGCGAGCATGACGTTGACCGAGAAGTGCTTGCCGACGTCGCGCAGGAACTCCAGCACCGGCATCGGGCCGGTCCAGTCCAGGTTGTTGACCACGATCGCGCCGGTCGGGCCGTCGTCGAACTCGACGAACCGCTCCAGCTGCCCCTTGATCCGCCCGACCCACTCGGCGACCGTGTCCACCGGGTTGAGCTGGCGCTCGGCCGTGTCGCGCGGGTCGCCGATCATGCCGGTGGCGCCGCCAGCGAGGATCACCGGCCGGTGACCGGCGCGCTGGAATCGGCGGAGCATCAGCAGGGGGACGAGGTTGCCCGCGTGCAGGCTCGGGGCGCTCGGGTCGAACCCGCAATAGAGGGTGAGCGGCCCCGAGTCGAGGTCCTCGCGCAGGGCGTCGAGGTCGGTGGACTGCGCGATCAGGCCGCGCCAGGTCAGCTCGTCGAGGATGTGCTCACTCACGCGGACCATTGTCGCCCACGCGGTCCACCGCTTTTGACCGGCATCACTCCCCCACCCGGTGGAAGGCCGCGGTGGCGAGGACGGCTGCGTGGTCGGCGGGCGAGTAGCCGTGGCCGGTGAAGCGCTCGACGGCGGTGAGGCCCTTGGCCTCCCGGTGGCGGTGGTCGGTGACGTCCAGGCCGTCGAGCAGCGCGCGGACCTCGTCAGGGCAGCCGTCCGGGACGCTGAACGGCTCGAACGAGATCAGCGCCCGCCCGCGCTCGGCGAAGGACAGGGTGGTCACGGCGCCTGAGGTCCAGAACATGCTCGCCGCGCGGCCGTGCCCGGACAGCCGGGCGAGGAGCGAGGGGTCGGCGCACTGGTGGCCGTTGTCCTCCCAGAGGGCGAACACGCCGTCGGCGACCTCGGCGAAGGCGATCCACGGGATGAGCACCCGGTAGTCGGTCTCGGATCGGACGTGCTCCCACTCGGCGGGGCCGACCGGGGGCGAGCTGCTGCCGAGGGCGGTGAGCAGGTGCTCGCGGGTGGTCCCGGTGACGACGGTGATGGTGCTGGCCTGGGCCAGGTCGCTGTCCTCGACCCAGCGGTGGTGCGCCCAGGGCGGGGTGGGGCGGTCGGGCTCGGGTTCGCCGCGCAGGCGGTGGCCGAGGCGGTCGGTGCGCTTGTGGACGACCTGGGGCGCGCGGGGCGCGGGCCAGACGGTGATCGAGTAGCGCTCGGTCTCGTCGCCGTCGCGGCTGCTGGCCTCCACGAGGGCGCGGTAGTCGCCGGGCCAGGGCGGGGTCTCGGTGGTGCGCGGAGCGTAGGAGGCCTGCCAGGCAGGCGGGTTCATCGGGTCGGGCAGGGGCTCGCCGTTCACGGTGGCGCCGCCCCTGGGCGCGGTCCAGCTGATCTCGACGGTCTCGTCGAGGTGGAACGAGGGGGCTGCCGGGGCGCGCACGGCGCGGAAGTCCAGCCTGACCCGCCCGCCCGCGACCCCGGTGCGGATCGCGATGCCGCCGTCGATCTCGGTGACCAGGCCGTTCGCCGAGAAGTCGGGATCGGCCGCGTCGGGGAGCGGGTGCTCGGCGAGGGTGAAGCGGTGCCGGGTGATGTCCGGGCAGGAGCTCGCGTTGAGCTGTTCCGGGTACTCGGCGCGGTGGGCCTCCAGCACGGCCTCCGCGTAGCCGTTCGGTTCCGGGCGGGTCGGGATCAGCAGGGCCGCGGCGGCGACGCCCGCGCAGACGACGGCGGGGTGCTCAGGACGGGGCCGCAGGGTGCGCAGCAGGGCGGATGCGACGGCGACGCCGAGCGCGAGGTGTGCGGCGCCGTGGTGGGCGGAG includes:
- a CDS encoding DUF6461 domain-containing protein, whose translation is MGEIDALATTIAADVARLRPLIPTGPAATLGRLRPGPPRDPTPFPRSRAAEAMDREELWTTAEQALTALAPTVDTLTTTAPVPEVLQPPAAFGVLVVSGRGKAYESLTFLEAAHRGATDAVADLVESLAAHPALADALTGPGTGDEETISAHHGAAHLALGVAVASALLRTLRPRPEHPAVVCAGVAAAALLIPTRPEPNGYAEAVLEAHRAEYPEQLNASSCPDITRHRFTLAEHPLPDAADPDFSANGLVTEIDGGIAIRTGVAGGRVRLDFRAVRAPAAPSFHLDETVEISWTAPRGGATVNGEPLPDPMNPPAWQASYAPRTTETPPWPGDYRALVEASSRDGDETERYSITVWPAPRAPQVVHKRTDRLGHRLRGEPEPDRPTPPWAHHRWVEDSDLAQASTITVVTGTTREHLLTALGSSSPPVGPAEWEHVRSETDYRVLIPWIAFAEVADGVFALWEDNGHQCADPSLLARLSGHGRAASMFWTSGAVTTLSFAERGRALISFEPFSVPDGCPDEVRALLDGLDVTDHRHREAKGLTAVERFTGHGYSPADHAAVLATAAFHRVGE